The following proteins come from a genomic window of Streptomyces sp. GS7:
- a CDS encoding beta-ketoacyl synthase N-terminal-like domain-containing protein — MQPRTIRLALPHMAVGGLSENWLFKECGDLHWQLLGEHFGVPVTELRDARGDRLLPVFVRIATDARQPLSAFREGDAVTLTGRLTRLDERTFAGDTELRAGERVVTARLMTVFAKRTAGGALAPVVPRTGGADGPSASEGVDESLLAFQRGFMAARQADPARPLEPAEAGGELFRHVYDLNPYYDLNGAGLLYFASYPHINDHCERLYFHTTGLPADGDGRGADWSGAASTVARDVLYLGNCGPDDAVVYRLDSCRFDGGRVHLASTLLRESDGAPLARIRTLKELTGCEAPEAPVRRAGSADGDRTAAAGLAARLLPVMARALDVPADRLTDGTDLRELGLDSFTLSAFAHEATGELGTEVDPSRLFQSFTVADLARVVAREQGLERGHEPGREAAGPAEAPRPAPRQRAARPRRRPRRAGSDEIAVVGLAGRFPGADTAAELWRVLAEGRETIGEIPADRWERHTAGGEPDGPGQVAGRGGFLADIRRFDHSFFRVSPREAELMDPQQRLFLEVAWEAFEDAGHDVTRLRGSRTGVFVGVCHSDYAAVLRERLRTVEPHRSVATSPSVVANRVSFAFGFHGSSVAVDTLCSSSLVAVDQAVRALRDGSCEQALVGGVNVICDPGQHRAYARTGVLSADGRCRTFDEAANGYVRGEGVCALVLKPLRQARADGDQVYAVIKSAAVNHGGQAQSLTAPNADAQAALLKQAYEAAGIDPATVGYLEAHGTGTVLGDPIEIAGVVGAFEQLHRDREQPLPPEGHCGIGSLKTNIGHLEAAAGVAGMIKVMLAMRHGVLPATRNFTRLNHRIRLAGSPFRIQSEQTPWHRFTDADGRPVPRRAGVSSFGMGGTNAHVVLEEFLEPASRDGGAPGADDGPYVVPLSARTPDALADAARNLLAFLDGSPDDGPRPHLAAVAHTLQTGRAQLPERLAAVASSLDELRRVLRGWLAGERDADAASAPGALARRWEAGAEIDWAAEWGARTRPGRVSLPTYPFRRDRHWVAAVEPAVESAEEPAEKPLVAEEFLARSWRADAAPAAGAPAEGAYLVLVDDASARAASALFARQGGAHRAITVHVADLTGQPGSLDAVLAAHGGLAGGERLAGIVDLADWREEGEEGEEGGAGGSAAVFRNRLVLLQELLAHHRLPSLTCLHVTRGPVATEAAGLYRMLSSEFRSVESRTVDVEFGPDRPEELAPVVAAELALRDRQTQVRHRAGRRECASLRFLAEEERAAAAAGASPLDEAAAGTVVITGGTGEIGLHLARELHRRGARHLLLIGRGRLPARAKWASLARDPQTDPRLARRLGALVELAEAGASVEVRTHALRDAASLRRLLDRTRQRHGPVTAVFHGAGAMDDSRFLLTKEPKDVQGVLDPKVRGVRTLWAALADQPPRLLALFSSISAAVPRLAVSYGDYAAANAFLDDFAAAHDGRGDCAVRSLQWPVWEDTGLGRGRGGAADELGIPALAVGDALALLDGALAVPGHPVLLPCRADRARLRLDGLLRAPERSTTAPAGAVGSAVVPAGAGAPAPDSVAAAAPARSGETDPAAVLAWLTGVFARTLKADPGTLPPAASFAELGVDSLLLAELVRELEGALGRPVDPTLVQQYPTLTELAATLAEQVPAAVRSAVGPGAADGAVDRAAHATGGAPAHGAGEHATVAPRPEAARAAGPVVPAGPVPIAVIGMACRFPGADAPATFWRNLVEGRSHVVEVPPERWDVNALYSPDGGPGKSISKWGGFIDDAADFDAAYFGIDERTAGYLDPLARKALEVGAECLRDAGYREDGLKGRRVGVYLGTRSANYREYLRPLPREAIVGLNQNFIAAHLSHFLDLSGPNLVVDSACSSSLVTVHLACQSLALGETELALAGGVDLLLDEDPYLLLSEGKALSPTGRCHTFDEAADGFVPGEGAGMVLLKRLDHAERDGDRVLAVIEAGAVNNDGRTMGYTTPSVRAQRELIQEALERGGIDPRTIGYVETHGTGTMIGDPIELQALTTAYRRYTADTAFCGVGSVKTNVGHLLSAAGVAGLIKVVLALRHQRIPPTLNCVTPNPRFAFPESPFHPVTEARDFSSGPALERAAVSSFGFGGTNAHLILRRAADGARATGYASRQPLPPPAYDRKAIWPLKKEPPYPKASAPLNEKKRSARLDLTFLPTG; from the coding sequence GTGCAACCCAGGACCATTCGCCTGGCCCTGCCGCACATGGCGGTGGGCGGCCTTTCCGAGAACTGGCTCTTCAAGGAGTGCGGCGACCTCCACTGGCAGCTGCTCGGGGAGCACTTCGGCGTCCCCGTCACCGAGCTGCGGGACGCGCGAGGAGACCGGCTGCTCCCCGTTTTCGTACGCATCGCGACGGACGCCCGGCAGCCGCTGAGTGCCTTCCGGGAGGGCGACGCCGTCACGCTGACGGGGCGCCTGACCCGTCTCGACGAGCGGACCTTCGCCGGCGACACCGAACTGCGCGCCGGGGAGCGGGTGGTGACGGCCCGGCTGATGACGGTCTTCGCCAAGCGCACGGCGGGCGGCGCGCTGGCCCCTGTCGTGCCCCGGACCGGCGGTGCCGACGGTCCATCGGCCTCCGAGGGCGTCGACGAGAGCCTCCTCGCCTTCCAGCGCGGGTTCATGGCGGCGCGGCAGGCCGACCCGGCCCGGCCGCTGGAGCCGGCGGAGGCGGGTGGCGAGCTGTTCCGCCACGTGTACGACCTCAACCCCTACTACGACCTCAACGGCGCGGGTCTGCTCTACTTCGCCTCCTACCCGCACATCAACGATCACTGCGAGCGGCTGTATTTCCACACCACCGGCCTCCCCGCCGACGGGGACGGCCGGGGCGCGGACTGGTCCGGCGCGGCCTCGACGGTGGCCCGCGATGTGCTCTACCTGGGCAACTGCGGCCCGGACGACGCCGTCGTGTACCGGCTCGACTCCTGCCGGTTCGACGGCGGCCGGGTGCACCTCGCCTCGACGCTGCTGCGCGAGAGCGACGGGGCGCCGCTGGCCCGGATCCGTACGCTCAAGGAGCTGACCGGGTGCGAGGCGCCCGAGGCGCCCGTGCGCCGTGCGGGGTCGGCGGACGGGGACCGGACCGCCGCGGCCGGCCTGGCCGCGCGGCTGCTGCCGGTCATGGCCCGCGCGCTCGATGTGCCGGCGGACCGGCTCACCGACGGCACGGACCTGCGCGAGCTGGGGCTCGACAGCTTCACCCTGTCCGCCTTCGCGCACGAGGCCACCGGCGAACTCGGCACCGAGGTCGACCCCAGCCGGCTCTTCCAGAGCTTCACCGTCGCCGACCTCGCGCGCGTGGTGGCGCGGGAGCAGGGGCTGGAGCGGGGGCACGAGCCGGGGCGGGAGGCAGCCGGGCCGGCCGAGGCGCCCCGTCCCGCACCGCGGCAGCGTGCCGCCCGGCCGCGGCGGCGCCCGCGCCGTGCCGGGTCCGACGAGATCGCCGTCGTCGGCCTGGCGGGCCGCTTCCCCGGCGCCGACACCGCCGCCGAGCTGTGGCGCGTGCTCGCCGAGGGGCGGGAGACCATCGGTGAGATCCCCGCCGACCGCTGGGAGCGGCACACCGCGGGCGGCGAGCCCGACGGACCGGGGCAGGTGGCCGGGCGCGGTGGGTTCCTGGCCGACATCCGGCGCTTCGACCACTCCTTCTTCCGGGTCTCGCCGCGCGAGGCCGAGCTGATGGACCCCCAGCAGCGGCTGTTCCTGGAGGTCGCGTGGGAAGCCTTCGAGGACGCCGGTCACGACGTCACACGGCTGCGCGGCAGCCGTACGGGCGTGTTCGTGGGCGTGTGCCACAGCGACTACGCGGCGGTGCTGCGCGAGCGCCTGCGGACGGTCGAGCCGCATCGCAGCGTCGCCACCTCGCCGTCGGTCGTCGCCAACCGGGTGTCGTTCGCCTTCGGGTTCCACGGCAGCAGCGTCGCCGTCGACACGCTGTGCTCGTCCTCGCTGGTCGCCGTGGACCAGGCGGTGCGGGCGCTGCGCGACGGCAGTTGTGAGCAGGCGTTGGTCGGCGGGGTCAACGTCATCTGCGACCCCGGCCAGCACCGGGCGTACGCCAGGACCGGGGTGCTCAGCGCGGACGGCCGGTGCCGGACCTTCGACGAGGCCGCGAACGGTTATGTGCGCGGCGAGGGCGTGTGCGCGCTGGTGCTCAAGCCGCTGCGGCAGGCCCGCGCGGACGGCGACCAGGTGTACGCCGTGATCAAGAGCGCGGCGGTCAACCACGGCGGCCAGGCCCAGTCGCTCACCGCCCCCAACGCCGACGCCCAGGCGGCGCTGCTGAAGCAGGCGTACGAGGCGGCCGGGATCGACCCCGCGACCGTGGGCTACCTGGAGGCGCACGGCACCGGCACCGTGCTCGGCGACCCGATCGAGATCGCCGGCGTCGTCGGTGCCTTCGAGCAGCTCCACCGGGACCGGGAGCAGCCCCTGCCGCCGGAGGGGCACTGCGGGATCGGCTCGCTGAAGACCAACATCGGTCATCTGGAGGCGGCCGCGGGCGTCGCCGGGATGATCAAGGTGATGCTCGCGATGCGGCACGGTGTGCTGCCCGCGACCCGCAACTTCACCCGGCTCAACCACCGGATACGCCTTGCCGGTTCGCCGTTCCGCATCCAGAGCGAGCAGACGCCCTGGCACCGCTTCACCGACGCCGACGGGCGGCCGGTGCCGCGCCGGGCCGGTGTCAGCTCGTTCGGGATGGGCGGCACCAACGCGCACGTCGTGCTGGAGGAGTTCCTGGAGCCCGCGTCGCGGGACGGCGGCGCGCCGGGCGCGGACGACGGCCCGTACGTGGTCCCCCTCTCGGCCCGGACCCCCGACGCCCTGGCCGACGCGGCCCGCAACCTGCTCGCGTTCCTCGACGGCTCGCCCGACGACGGCCCGCGCCCCCACCTGGCCGCCGTCGCCCACACCCTGCAGACGGGCCGTGCGCAGTTGCCGGAGCGGCTGGCGGCCGTGGCGTCCTCGCTCGACGAGTTGCGCCGGGTGCTGCGCGGGTGGCTTGCGGGGGAGCGCGACGCGGACGCCGCATCCGCCCCCGGTGCGCTCGCCCGGCGCTGGGAGGCGGGCGCCGAGATCGACTGGGCCGCGGAGTGGGGCGCCCGCACCCGGCCGGGGCGGGTGTCGCTGCCCACCTATCCGTTCCGCCGCGACCGGCACTGGGTCGCGGCCGTGGAACCTGCCGTGGAATCCGCCGAGGAACCTGCCGAGAAGCCGCTCGTGGCCGAGGAGTTCCTGGCGCGGAGCTGGCGGGCGGACGCCGCGCCGGCGGCCGGGGCTCCTGCCGAAGGCGCGTATCTGGTCCTGGTCGACGACGCGTCGGCGCGGGCCGCGTCCGCGCTCTTCGCCCGACAGGGCGGTGCGCACCGGGCGATCACCGTGCACGTCGCGGACCTCACCGGCCAACCCGGCTCGCTGGACGCGGTGCTGGCCGCGCACGGCGGCCTGGCCGGGGGCGAGCGGCTCGCGGGAATCGTCGACCTGGCGGACTGGCGCGAGGAGGGCGAGGAAGGCGAGGAAGGAGGGGCCGGCGGGAGCGCCGCGGTGTTCCGGAACCGGCTGGTGCTGCTGCAGGAACTCCTCGCGCACCACCGGCTGCCGTCGCTCACCTGCCTGCATGTGACCCGGGGCCCGGTGGCCACGGAGGCGGCGGGCCTGTACCGGATGCTGTCGAGCGAGTTCCGCAGCGTGGAGAGCCGGACCGTCGACGTGGAGTTCGGGCCGGACCGGCCCGAGGAGCTGGCACCCGTCGTCGCCGCCGAACTCGCGCTGCGCGACCGGCAGACACAGGTCCGCCACCGCGCGGGGCGGCGCGAGTGCGCGTCGCTGCGCTTCCTCGCCGAGGAGGAGCGGGCCGCCGCGGCCGCCGGGGCGAGCCCGCTCGACGAGGCCGCCGCGGGCACCGTGGTGATCACCGGTGGCACCGGGGAGATCGGCCTGCACCTCGCGCGCGAGCTGCACCGGCGCGGCGCCCGCCACCTGTTGCTGATCGGCCGCGGCAGGCTGCCGGCGCGCGCCAAGTGGGCCTCGCTCGCCCGCGATCCGCAGACGGACCCCAGGCTCGCGCGGCGGCTCGGGGCACTGGTGGAGCTGGCGGAGGCGGGTGCCTCGGTGGAGGTGCGCACCCACGCGCTCCGCGACGCCGCCTCGCTCCGGCGGCTCCTGGACCGGACCCGGCAGCGGCACGGGCCCGTCACCGCGGTCTTCCACGGCGCGGGTGCGATGGACGACAGCCGCTTCCTGCTGACCAAGGAGCCCAAGGACGTCCAGGGGGTCCTGGACCCGAAGGTGCGGGGCGTCCGGACGCTGTGGGCCGCTCTCGCGGACCAGCCGCCGCGGCTGCTCGCGCTGTTCTCGTCGATCTCCGCGGCGGTGCCCCGGCTCGCCGTCTCCTACGGCGACTACGCGGCCGCCAACGCCTTCCTCGACGACTTCGCGGCCGCGCACGACGGCCGTGGCGACTGCGCCGTCCGCTCCCTGCAGTGGCCGGTGTGGGAGGACACCGGCCTGGGCCGGGGCCGTGGTGGCGCCGCCGACGAACTCGGCATCCCCGCCCTGGCCGTGGGGGACGCGCTCGCTCTGCTGGACGGCGCGCTCGCCGTGCCGGGGCACCCGGTGCTGCTGCCGTGCCGGGCCGACCGGGCCCGGCTGCGCCTCGACGGTCTGCTCAGGGCGCCGGAGCGGTCGACCACCGCGCCGGCCGGCGCCGTCGGGTCCGCCGTCGTGCCGGCCGGGGCGGGTGCCCCCGCCCCCGATTCCGTCGCGGCGGCCGCCCCGGCGCGGTCGGGCGAGACGGACCCGGCGGCGGTCCTCGCCTGGCTGACCGGTGTCTTCGCGCGGACTCTGAAGGCGGACCCCGGCACCCTGCCGCCGGCCGCCTCGTTCGCCGAACTCGGCGTCGACTCCCTGCTGTTGGCCGAGCTGGTCCGCGAGCTGGAGGGTGCGCTCGGCCGGCCCGTCGACCCGACGCTGGTCCAGCAGTACCCCACGTTGACGGAGCTGGCGGCCACGCTCGCGGAGCAGGTGCCCGCGGCGGTCCGGTCCGCGGTCGGGCCCGGCGCGGCGGACGGCGCCGTCGACCGCGCCGCGCATGCGACCGGCGGCGCACCCGCGCACGGCGCCGGCGAGCACGCGACCGTCGCCCCGCGGCCCGAAGCGGCCCGTGCCGCGGGCCCCGTCGTGCCGGCCGGCCCCGTGCCGATCGCGGTCATCGGCATGGCCTGCCGCTTTCCCGGCGCCGACGCCCCGGCCACCTTCTGGCGGAACCTGGTCGAGGGCCGGAGCCATGTCGTGGAGGTCCCGCCGGAGCGGTGGGACGTGAACGCGCTGTACTCACCCGACGGCGGGCCCGGCAAGAGCATCAGCAAGTGGGGCGGGTTCATCGACGACGCCGCCGACTTCGACGCCGCGTACTTCGGCATCGACGAGCGCACCGCCGGCTACCTCGACCCGCTGGCCCGCAAGGCGCTGGAGGTCGGCGCCGAGTGCCTGCGGGACGCGGGCTACCGGGAGGACGGGCTGAAGGGGCGCCGCGTCGGCGTCTACCTCGGCACCCGGTCCGCCAACTACCGCGAGTACCTGCGGCCGTTGCCCCGCGAGGCCATCGTCGGCCTCAACCAGAACTTCATCGCCGCCCACCTCTCCCACTTCCTCGATCTCTCGGGGCCGAACCTGGTGGTGGACAGCGCCTGTTCCTCCTCGCTGGTCACCGTGCACCTGGCCTGCCAGAGCCTCGCGCTGGGCGAGACGGAGCTGGCGCTGGCGGGCGGCGTCGACCTGCTCCTGGACGAGGACCCGTACCTGCTGCTCAGCGAGGGCAAGGCGCTGTCACCGACCGGCCGGTGCCACACCTTCGACGAGGCCGCGGACGGATTCGTGCCCGGCGAGGGCGCGGGCATGGTGCTGCTCAAGCGCCTGGACCACGCGGAGCGGGACGGGGACCGGGTGCTCGCCGTGATCGAGGCCGGCGCCGTCAACAACGACGGCCGCACCATGGGCTACACCACGCCCAGTGTGCGGGCCCAGCGCGAGCTGATCCAGGAGGCGCTGGAGCGCGGTGGCATCGACCCGCGGACGATCGGCTACGTCGAGACCCACGGCACCGGCACCATGATCGGCGACCCGATCGAGCTGCAGGCCCTGACCACCGCCTACCGGCGCTACACCGCCGACACCGCGTTCTGCGGCGTGGGCAGCGTGAAGACGAACGTCGGCCACCTGCTCAGCGCGGCCGGTGTGGCCGGTCTGATCAAGGTCGTACTGGCCCTGCGGCACCAGCGGATCCCGCCGACGCTCAACTGCGTCACCCCCAACCCGCGGTTCGCCTTCCCCGAGTCGCCCTTCCACCCGGTCACCGAGGCCCGCGACTTCTCCTCGGGGCCCGCGCTGGAGCGCGCGGCGGTCAGCTCCTTCGGCTTCGGCGGTACGAACGCGCACCTGATCCTGCGGCGCGCCGCGGACGGGGCGCGGGCCACCGGGTACGCGTCCCGGCAGCCGCTGCCGCCTCCGGCCTACGACCGGAAGGCCATCTGGCCGCTCAAGAAGGAGCCGCCGTACCCGAAGGCGTCCGCGCCCCTGAACGAGAAGAAGCGGTCGGCACGCCTCGACCTGACTTTCCTGCCTACCGGTTGA